A region from the Halomarina litorea genome encodes:
- the eif1A gene encoding translation initiation factor eIF-1A, with protein MSEESGRRNLRMPNDDELFAVVTEHNGGNHVRVRCEDGKNRMGRIPGRMKYRTWINEGDVVLVEPWDWQDEKANIEWRYSGQDADQLRREGHIE; from the coding sequence GTGAGTGAAGAGAGCGGGCGTCGAAACCTTCGAATGCCCAACGACGACGAACTGTTCGCCGTTGTCACGGAACACAACGGTGGGAACCACGTTCGCGTCCGCTGTGAGGACGGCAAGAACCGGATGGGCCGCATCCCCGGCCGCATGAAGTACCGCACCTGGATCAACGAGGGCGACGTCGTCCTCGTCGAACCGTGGGACTGGCAGGACGAGAAGGCCAACATCGAGTGGCGCTACTCGGGGCAGGACGCCGACCAGTTGCGCCGCGAAGGCCACATCGAGTAA
- a CDS encoding extracellular solute-binding protein — MTRRPTRRRFVAGAATAGLAGLAGCTLGQVDTAGGTTVQFVADSAAKDAQPKINRALHEAGLPEDITLDILAVPSGTAQQQFSQWLSAGLEQPSLLRMDNGWTLPFIVREQLVNLSEELPDVASSVKENYFQASVDTATGPEGGLYGIPLFSDFGLMLYRKDLVEQAGFDPNGWATEPLTWKKFAQVTKQTRDQTNTTYGFSFQAPVAEALACCTFNEFMTSWGGSYFGPREKLLGHAGNRPVTVDTEPVVQAAKMARTFIQGADDPHALEGMPGNIAPKAVLGWGHQASLSAFTNENAVMHRNWPYSVLASGSEKALGERLGVMPMPYSVPESEARFSGMGGSRSALGGYHVTLNPNGKHKEAALQVLEAMTADSFYLMLMEEIGYVPPKPALLDSQQAQNIDVVSRYLETLKFVGQRAVPRPVSVVWPRESPRISQSVSAVLSATQAPEPAMAELKERLVQIEQTATKSRQ; from the coding sequence GTGACCCGGCGTCCGACTCGTCGGCGCTTCGTCGCGGGGGCCGCCACGGCGGGTCTCGCCGGCCTCGCGGGATGTACCCTCGGCCAGGTGGACACCGCCGGCGGGACCACCGTCCAGTTCGTCGCGGACTCTGCGGCGAAGGACGCCCAGCCGAAGATCAACCGCGCGCTCCACGAGGCCGGCCTGCCCGAGGACATCACGCTGGACATCCTCGCCGTCCCCTCCGGGACGGCCCAGCAGCAGTTCTCCCAGTGGCTCTCGGCGGGCCTCGAACAGCCCTCGTTGCTCCGGATGGACAACGGGTGGACGCTCCCGTTCATCGTCCGCGAGCAACTCGTGAACCTGAGCGAGGAGCTTCCGGACGTCGCCTCGTCGGTCAAGGAGAACTACTTCCAGGCCAGCGTCGACACGGCGACTGGCCCCGAGGGGGGGCTGTACGGGATACCGCTGTTCTCGGACTTCGGCCTCATGCTCTACCGGAAGGACCTCGTCGAGCAGGCGGGCTTCGACCCGAACGGGTGGGCCACCGAACCACTGACGTGGAAGAAGTTCGCGCAGGTCACGAAACAGACCAGAGACCAGACCAATACGACCTACGGGTTCTCGTTCCAGGCACCGGTCGCGGAGGCACTCGCGTGCTGTACGTTCAACGAGTTCATGACCTCGTGGGGCGGGTCGTACTTCGGCCCGCGCGAGAAACTCCTCGGGCACGCGGGCAACCGCCCGGTCACCGTCGATACTGAGCCGGTGGTTCAGGCGGCGAAGATGGCCCGGACGTTCATCCAGGGGGCCGACGACCCCCACGCACTGGAGGGGATGCCCGGCAACATCGCCCCGAAGGCGGTCCTCGGGTGGGGCCATCAGGCCTCGCTCAGCGCGTTCACGAACGAGAACGCGGTGATGCACCGCAACTGGCCGTACTCCGTCCTCGCGAGCGGTAGCGAGAAGGCCCTCGGAGAGCGCCTCGGGGTGATGCCGATGCCCTACAGCGTCCCCGAGTCCGAGGCGAGGTTCTCGGGCATGGGCGGGTCGCGCTCCGCCCTCGGCGGCTACCACGTCACCCTCAACCCCAACGGGAAGCACAAGGAGGCCGCGTTGCAGGTGCTGGAGGCGATGACCGCCGACAGCTTCTACCTCATGTTGATGGAGGAGATCGGCTACGTCCCGCCGAAACCGGCCCTCCTCGACTCACAGCAGGCACAGAACATCGACGTGGTGAGCCGGTATCTGGAGACGCTGAAGTTCGTCGGCCAGCGGGCGGTTCCCCGGCCGGTGAGCGTGGTCTGGCCCCGCGAGTCGCCGCGCATCTCCCAGAGCGTGAGCGCGGTGCTGAGCGCCACGCAGGCCCCCGAACCGGCGATGGCCGAACTGAAGGAGCGACTGGTACAGATCGAACAGACCGCGACGAAGTCGAGGCAGTGA
- a CDS encoding transcription initiation factor IIB: protein MKNPTREREREQESEEQAQESSKRVCAECETGTLVKSDDQGELVCDECGLIVEDTNIDRGPEWRAFNHSERQSKSRVGAPTTQTMHDKGLTTQIDWKNKDAYGRSLSSEKRSQMHRLRKWQERIRTKDAGERNLQFALSETDRMASALGVPRSVREVASVIYRRALKEDLIRGRSIEGVATACLYAACRKEGIPRSLEEISEVSRVERKEIGRTYRYISQSLGLEMRPVDPQKYVPRFCSELGLSEEVQAKTKEIIEVTAEKGLLSGKSPTGYAAAAIYAASLLCNEKKTQREVAAVAQVTEVTIRNRYQEQIEAMGLQ, encoded by the coding sequence ATGAAGAACCCCACCCGTGAGCGCGAGCGCGAGCAGGAGTCGGAGGAGCAAGCGCAGGAATCCAGCAAGCGGGTGTGCGCGGAGTGTGAGACGGGAACGCTCGTCAAGAGCGACGACCAGGGCGAACTGGTCTGCGACGAGTGTGGCCTCATCGTCGAGGATACGAACATCGACCGTGGTCCCGAGTGGCGGGCGTTCAACCACTCGGAGCGCCAGAGCAAGTCGCGGGTCGGCGCGCCGACGACCCAGACGATGCACGACAAGGGGCTGACGACCCAGATCGACTGGAAGAACAAGGACGCCTACGGGCGGTCGCTCTCCTCGGAGAAGCGCAGTCAGATGCACCGCCTGCGCAAGTGGCAAGAGCGCATCCGCACCAAGGACGCCGGCGAGCGCAACCTCCAGTTCGCGCTCAGTGAGACCGACCGCATGGCGAGCGCACTCGGCGTGCCCCGATCGGTGCGCGAGGTGGCGTCGGTCATCTACCGGCGCGCCCTCAAGGAGGACCTCATCCGCGGACGCTCCATCGAGGGCGTCGCGACGGCCTGCCTCTACGCTGCCTGTCGGAAAGAGGGCATCCCCCGCTCGCTGGAGGAGATCTCGGAGGTCTCCCGCGTCGAGCGAAAGGAGATCGGTCGAACGTATCGCTACATCTCGCAGAGCCTCGGTCTCGAGATGCGGCCCGTCGACCCCCAGAAGTACGTCCCCCGGTTCTGCTCGGAACTCGGCCTCTCGGAGGAGGTGCAGGCGAAGACGAAGGAGATCATCGAGGTCACCGCAGAGAAGGGTCTGCTCTCGGGCAAGTCCCCGACGGGGTACGCCGCCGCGGCCATCTACGCCGCCTCCCTGCTCTGCAACGAGAAAAAGACCCAGCGAGAGGTCGCCGCCGTCGCGCAGGTCACCGAGGTCACCATCCGCAACCGCTATCAGGAGCAGATCGAAGCGATGGGCCTCCAGTAA
- a CDS encoding sulfite oxidase: protein MSERPARTTDASLESRFEGLTVLEESPANAEQSRRPTHLLTPRPHHYVRSHYPTPDIEAGDHAIAVTGQVERVGEVTVEALREDFPSVSRAHTMECSGNGRSSFDPDAEGHQWTEGALGTAVWTGAPLDAVLDDYGAGTDGDLWLSVVGADAPADEDAYCRSVPMGKVREDCLLAYEMNGLPLTPEHGAPVRLLVPGWFGNNSVKWVDRLHVMDSMVTGEELPAGHAHYQQESYRLLAEGEDDPTYHRTLGETDTQAQMNGDAVHNPYLLDQLPKSLVGSPADGASLEPGAVTVEGVAWAGEDPVERVDLSTDGGETWQKATLGAGALGRHAWRRFRYRWDAEPGSHVLVTRATDGAGRTQPSRVAAPNEGGLELTGETYPWNRKGYGNNAFRSYAASVTVERRTDG from the coding sequence ATGTCCGAACGCCCCGCCCGGACGACGGACGCCTCGCTCGAGTCCCGGTTCGAGGGGTTGACCGTCCTCGAGGAGTCGCCCGCGAACGCCGAACAGTCGCGCCGACCGACCCACCTGCTCACGCCGCGCCCGCACCACTACGTCAGGAGCCACTACCCGACCCCCGACATCGAGGCCGGAGACCACGCTATCGCCGTGACCGGGCAGGTCGAACGCGTGGGGGAGGTCACGGTCGAGGCACTCCGCGAGGACTTCCCGTCCGTCTCGCGTGCGCACACGATGGAGTGTTCCGGCAACGGCCGGTCGTCGTTCGACCCGGACGCGGAGGGCCACCAGTGGACCGAGGGTGCCCTCGGAACGGCCGTCTGGACGGGCGCGCCACTGGACGCCGTCCTCGACGACTACGGGGCCGGGACCGACGGTGACCTGTGGCTCTCCGTCGTCGGGGCCGATGCGCCGGCCGACGAGGACGCCTACTGCCGGTCGGTTCCGATGGGGAAGGTCCGCGAGGACTGCCTGCTGGCCTACGAGATGAACGGCCTGCCGCTGACGCCCGAACACGGTGCGCCGGTTCGACTGCTCGTTCCCGGCTGGTTCGGCAACAACAGCGTGAAGTGGGTCGACAGGCTCCACGTCATGGACTCGATGGTGACCGGCGAGGAACTCCCCGCGGGCCACGCTCACTACCAGCAGGAGTCCTACCGGTTGCTCGCGGAGGGCGAGGACGACCCGACGTACCACCGGACGCTGGGGGAGACGGACACGCAGGCACAGATGAACGGCGATGCCGTCCACAACCCCTACCTCCTCGACCAGTTACCGAAGTCGCTGGTCGGGTCGCCCGCCGACGGGGCGTCGCTCGAACCCGGAGCGGTGACCGTCGAGGGAGTCGCGTGGGCCGGCGAGGACCCCGTCGAGCGGGTCGACCTCTCGACCGACGGCGGGGAGACGTGGCAAAAGGCGACGCTCGGTGCGGGGGCACTCGGCCGCCACGCGTGGCGTCGGTTCCGGTACCGGTGGGACGCCGAACCGGGCAGCCACGTCCTCGTGACGCGCGCCACCGACGGGGCGGGCCGGACACAGCCTTCCCGGGTCGCAGCCCCCAACGAGGGTGGTCTGGAACTCACCGGGGAGACCTACCCGTGGAACCGGAAGGGCTACGGGAACAACGCGTTCCGGAGCTACGCCGCCAGCGTCACCGTCGAGCGCCGAACCGACGGCTGA